In Fusarium poae strain DAOMC 252244 chromosome Unknown contig_2, whole genome shotgun sequence, a single genomic region encodes these proteins:
- a CDS encoding uncharacterized protein (TransMembrane:1 (o159-177i)) translates to MTEIKQHFTVRLMHALKLCMVATDILLLESCPQQLKTKPLQQLKEAMVILEESGNSLKQWHDVAMLDIPGLDDSQNTLTSFQHPPLAAFTRVIRISYSAARLCAGHQELLLRISISATISATGDETLSAYSDLSGAAHGIQSAILDISNCIIEFMQLGLVPYLYIGIAAFAALPYLMQVLDLKITRRSCPEVELTDQYHRLCILTRAVKEYQARYNGLDHFGGTIQFISTNFQLITRYLPENVRITSWQDVLMHDPCCYMRLALALEHCSRTATIPTVEQLAEDLEGSLTIPPPQNLDSKQGDSPDDFMSLSS, encoded by the exons ATGACGGAAATTAAACAACATTTTACGGTTCGCCTTATGCATGCACTCAAGCTTTGCATGGTTGCGACGGATATTCTCCTACTGGAATCGTGTCCCCAACAGCTTAAGACCAAGCCGCTACAACAACTCAAAGAGGCTATGGTGATACTCGAAGAGAGTGGTAATTCACTCAAACAGTGGCATGACGTAGCTATGCTCGATATTCCAGGATTAGATGATAGCCAAAATACTCTCACGAGCTTCCAGCACCCGCCACTGGCGGCATTCACGAGGGTGATAAGGATAAGCTACAG TGCTGCAAGGCTGTGCGCTGGCCATCAGGAACTCCTTTTACGTATAAGTATTTCAGCTACTATTTCAGCTACTGGAGATGAGACCTTGTCTGCTTATTCGGATCTGTCTGGAGCAGCCCACGGAATTCAGAGTGCCATTCTAGACATCTCGAATTGCATCATCGAGTTTATGCAGCTGGGTCTTGTGCCTTACCTCTACATTGGCAT CGCTGCATTTGCAGCACTGCCGTATTTGATGCAAGTACTAGACTTGAAAATCACCCGTCGATCCTGTCCCGAAGTCGAGTTGACGGATCAATACCATCGTCTCTGCATACTCACTAGAGCTGTGAAAGAATACCAAGCTCGCTACAACGGCCTGGACCATTTCGGCGGAACTATACAGTTTATCAGCACGAATTTCCAACTCATCACTCGATATTTACCAGAGAATGTGAGAATCACTAGTTGGCAGGATGTTTTGATGCATGACCCTTGTTGCTACATGAGACTTGCATTGGCTCTTGAACACTGCTCGAGGACAGCAACGATTCCTACTGTTGAACAATTAGCTGAGGATTTAGAAGGATCTTTGACCATACCTCCACCTCAAAATCTTGATTCGAAGCAGGGTGACAGTCCGGACGACTTCATGTCGCTGTCGAGCTAG